A single genomic interval of Spirosoma linguale DSM 74 harbors:
- a CDS encoding acriflavin resistance protein (PFAM: acriflavin resistance protein~KEGG: mca:MCA2131 AcrB/AcrD/AcrF family protein) — protein sequence MSLPELSLNRPVFAMVMSIVIVLFGIIGFTFLGVREYPAIDPPVISVRTNYTGANPDIIESQITEPIEKSLNSIEGIRTISSNSALGASTITVEFNLDADLEQAANDVRDKVAQAQRQLPQDIDAPPVVTKADANSDPIIFMTVQSTTRNPTQLSDYAENVLQERLQTIPGVSQANIYGLKRQAMRLWIDPIKLSAYRLTSQDIQTALNAQNVELPSGKVYGNTTELTVKAVGRLTTEDDFNNLILRQTSNQIVRFKDVGYATIGAENEETISKQNGAVGVILALIPQPGANYVSIADEFYKRFDQLKKDLPEDIIVSIGVDRSTFIRRAIEEVGETLLISFVLVVLVIYFFFRDWLIAFRPLIDIPVSLIGAFFIMYVADFSINVLTLLGIVLATGLVVDDGIVVTENIFKKIEQGMDTKEAAREGSNEIFFAVIATSVTLAIVFLPIIFLEGFVGRLFREFGIVVAGAVLISAFVSLTLTPVLSVKLTSKNHGRSWFYRKTEPFFEWLDNSYRSSLNSFMKKRGWAFVMIGACLLFIFGLGSMLKSELAPLEDRSRTRLVITSPEGTSYEAQASLTDRVMQFVLDSIPETKLAFSVVAPGFSGAGAVNSSFVMENLVDPSNRNRSQQDIVDYINKNLKKFNEARMFATQDQTIQVGRGGGLPVQFVIQNLNFEKLREKLPTFLDEVAKDPTFQNSDVDLKFNKPELNISIDREKATNLGISVQDVAQTLQLALSNRRLAYFLMNGKQYQVIGQVDRADRDAPVDLASFYVRSNQGQLIQLDNLVKFQEVSSPPQVYHYNRFKSATVSAGLAPGKTVGDGVEAMRAIAARTLDESFQTALSGPSRDYAESSSNTLFAFGLALILVYLVLAAQFDSFIDPLIIMITVPLALAGAVFSLWMFNQTLNIFSQIGIIMLVGLVTKNGILIVEFANEQRLTGKNKFEAAAESAALRLRPILMTTLVAAFGALPLALALGSASKSRVPLGIVIVGGLMFSLILTLYVVPVIYTYMSRRKDVQPEVDSKSEDKEKPTKLEVHA from the coding sequence ATGAGTCTCCCCGAGCTTAGTCTGAATCGACCGGTTTTTGCCATGGTGATGTCTATTGTCATCGTCCTTTTTGGCATTATCGGTTTCACCTTTCTGGGTGTTCGCGAATACCCGGCTATCGACCCGCCGGTTATTTCGGTACGGACAAACTATACCGGTGCCAACCCAGATATCATTGAATCGCAGATTACGGAACCCATCGAGAAATCGTTGAACAGTATCGAAGGGATTCGTACAATCTCGTCGAACAGCGCGCTCGGTGCCAGTACCATTACAGTCGAGTTCAACCTCGATGCCGATTTGGAACAGGCCGCCAACGATGTACGCGATAAGGTAGCCCAGGCCCAACGGCAACTGCCGCAGGATATCGACGCCCCACCTGTGGTAACAAAAGCCGATGCCAACTCTGATCCTATTATTTTCATGACGGTTCAGAGTACGACCCGCAATCCAACCCAGTTGTCGGATTACGCCGAAAACGTGCTTCAGGAACGTCTGCAAACGATTCCGGGCGTTAGTCAGGCCAACATCTATGGCTTGAAGCGTCAGGCTATGCGCCTTTGGATTGACCCCATCAAACTATCGGCCTATCGGCTCACCTCACAGGATATTCAGACCGCACTGAATGCCCAGAACGTTGAGTTACCCAGCGGTAAAGTGTATGGTAATACAACCGAGCTGACGGTGAAGGCGGTTGGTCGTCTGACAACCGAAGATGATTTCAATAACCTCATCCTTCGCCAGACGAGCAATCAAATTGTTCGTTTCAAAGATGTCGGGTATGCAACCATCGGTGCGGAGAACGAAGAAACTATCTCTAAACAGAATGGGGCAGTAGGGGTTATTCTGGCGCTTATTCCTCAGCCAGGTGCCAACTATGTGAGCATTGCCGATGAGTTTTATAAGCGCTTCGACCAACTCAAAAAAGACCTGCCCGAGGATATTATCGTAAGTATCGGCGTTGACCGGAGTACATTTATCCGACGCGCCATTGAAGAAGTAGGCGAAACACTGCTTATTTCGTTTGTACTGGTCGTACTGGTTATCTATTTCTTCTTCCGCGACTGGCTCATTGCTTTCCGACCGCTGATCGACATTCCGGTATCGCTTATCGGGGCCTTCTTCATCATGTATGTGGCCGATTTCAGTATTAACGTGCTGACCCTGCTCGGTATCGTTCTGGCAACCGGCCTTGTAGTAGATGATGGTATTGTCGTAACGGAGAATATCTTCAAGAAGATTGAGCAGGGCATGGACACCAAGGAAGCTGCCCGCGAAGGTTCTAATGAGATTTTCTTTGCCGTTATTGCAACCAGTGTTACACTGGCTATCGTGTTCCTGCCCATTATATTCCTGGAGGGTTTTGTGGGTCGTCTGTTCCGCGAATTTGGTATCGTTGTCGCTGGTGCCGTATTAATCTCGGCCTTCGTTTCGCTAACCCTGACCCCGGTGCTTAGTGTAAAGCTCACCAGTAAGAACCACGGTCGGTCCTGGTTTTACCGAAAAACAGAGCCCTTTTTCGAATGGCTGGATAATTCTTACCGGTCGTCATTGAACAGCTTCATGAAAAAACGGGGCTGGGCGTTTGTTATGATTGGTGCCTGTCTGCTGTTTATCTTCGGACTTGGCTCTATGCTCAAATCGGAACTGGCCCCGCTCGAAGATCGTAGTCGGACCCGCCTGGTGATTACTTCGCCTGAAGGAACAAGCTATGAGGCTCAGGCATCTCTAACGGACAGGGTCATGCAGTTTGTACTCGACTCTATCCCCGAAACCAAATTAGCCTTTAGCGTAGTAGCACCCGGTTTTTCGGGGGCAGGCGCGGTTAACTCCTCCTTCGTGATGGAGAACCTGGTAGACCCCAGCAACCGCAATCGGTCGCAGCAGGATATTGTCGATTATATTAATAAAAATCTCAAGAAGTTCAACGAAGCCCGCATGTTCGCTACGCAGGACCAGACCATTCAGGTTGGCCGGGGCGGTGGATTGCCGGTGCAGTTTGTTATCCAGAACCTGAACTTCGAAAAACTCCGCGAGAAACTGCCAACGTTTCTGGACGAAGTAGCCAAAGACCCAACGTTCCAGAACTCCGACGTAGACCTGAAGTTTAACAAACCGGAGCTGAACATTAGCATCGACCGCGAGAAAGCGACGAACCTGGGTATTTCGGTGCAGGATGTTGCCCAAACGCTCCAGCTTGCGCTTAGTAACCGGCGTCTGGCTTACTTCCTGATGAACGGAAAGCAGTATCAGGTAATTGGGCAGGTAGACCGCGCCGACCGTGATGCCCCCGTCGATCTGGCCTCTTTCTATGTACGTTCCAACCAGGGGCAACTTATTCAGTTAGACAACCTGGTGAAATTTCAGGAAGTGAGTAGCCCGCCCCAGGTATACCACTACAACCGCTTTAAATCGGCGACGGTATCGGCGGGTCTGGCACCCGGCAAAACGGTGGGCGACGGTGTAGAGGCCATGCGCGCTATTGCGGCTCGTACCCTCGACGAAAGTTTCCAGACGGCCCTTTCAGGTCCTTCCCGCGACTATGCCGAGAGTTCGTCCAACACCTTATTTGCCTTTGGTCTGGCGTTAATTCTGGTTTATTTAGTTCTGGCGGCCCAGTTCGATTCGTTTATCGATCCGCTCATTATCATGATCACCGTGCCTCTGGCGCTCGCGGGTGCCGTATTCTCACTCTGGATGTTTAACCAAACGCTGAATATCTTCAGCCAGATCGGGATTATTATGCTGGTTGGTCTGGTTACGAAAAACGGAATCCTGATTGTTGAATTCGCCAATGAACAGCGACTGACGGGTAAGAACAAGTTCGAAGCAGCAGCAGAATCGGCTGCGTTGCGGCTTCGTCCTATTCTAATGACCACGCTTGTAGCGGCCTTTGGTGCTTTGCCACTGGCCCTTGCCCTGGGTTCGGCTTCAAAGAGCCGGGTACCGCTGGGTATCGTTATCGTGGGAGGACTGATGTTCTCGCTCATTCTAACCCTGTACGTCGTTCCGGTCATTTACACGTACATGTCCCGACGGAAAGATGTCCAGCCTGAAGTTGATTCAAAATCGGAAGACAAGGAAAAACCAACAAAGCTGGAAGTACATGCTTAA
- a CDS encoding efflux transporter, RND family, MFP subunit (TIGRFAM: efflux transporter, RND family, MFP subunit~PFAM: secretion protein HlyD family protein~KEGG: tmz:Tmz1t_1815 efflux transporter, RND family, MFP subunit), which produces MKRWIAIVLVVLVLGGIIVYNKVLHPAPGASAGGGGGKGGPDAKGGPGGKGGPGGPGGGGPTNVNGYVVISQNLREDVVSSGSLLPNEQVDIYPEISARITQLNIKEGMPVAKGALLVKLFDADLKAQLQKLQAQADNARRTEERNKQLLERGGISQQEYDIVTTNLRSSLADIELVKANLQRTEIRAPFSGVIGLRNVSAGAVVSPNTLIARLQQISSLKLDFSIPEKYGPAVHNGSQISFMVDGSGQSSQGVVYAIEPGVEEQTRNLRIRARVNNTGVEKGLPRFRPGSFARVTLTIQNEQSLVVPTQAIIPQTRTNQVILVKNGKALFKDVTTGLRTAGTIQILSGLQKGDTVATTGLLFLKPDSPVKINKVITLPTTGADSKVAVK; this is translated from the coding sequence GTGAAAAGATGGATTGCTATCGTTCTCGTCGTTTTAGTACTCGGCGGGATAATTGTGTACAATAAAGTATTACACCCTGCCCCGGGCGCGTCGGCTGGCGGGGGTGGCGGTAAAGGTGGACCCGACGCTAAAGGTGGACCCGGTGGCAAAGGCGGACCCGGCGGACCGGGAGGGGGCGGACCAACAAACGTAAACGGCTATGTGGTTATTTCTCAGAACCTGCGCGAAGATGTTGTTTCCAGTGGTTCGCTGCTACCAAACGAGCAGGTTGACATTTACCCCGAGATTTCAGCCCGAATTACGCAGCTTAACATTAAGGAAGGTATGCCGGTAGCCAAAGGAGCTTTGCTGGTCAAACTCTTTGACGCCGATCTGAAGGCACAACTTCAGAAACTGCAGGCCCAGGCCGATAATGCCCGCCGTACCGAAGAACGAAATAAACAATTACTGGAACGGGGTGGCATCAGTCAGCAGGAGTATGACATTGTAACAACGAATTTACGCTCATCCCTCGCCGACATCGAACTGGTGAAAGCGAACCTGCAACGAACGGAAATCAGGGCACCTTTCTCGGGGGTTATTGGTCTTCGTAACGTGAGTGCCGGTGCCGTTGTGTCGCCAAACACGCTCATTGCCCGTCTGCAACAGATATCGTCACTTAAACTTGACTTTTCTATTCCGGAAAAATACGGCCCGGCAGTACATAATGGCAGCCAGATTTCGTTCATGGTAGACGGAAGCGGCCAGTCAAGTCAGGGTGTTGTTTATGCTATTGAGCCGGGGGTTGAAGAGCAGACACGTAACCTCCGTATCCGGGCCAGAGTCAACAATACGGGCGTTGAAAAAGGACTACCCCGTTTCCGTCCGGGTTCATTTGCACGGGTAACCTTAACGATTCAGAACGAACAAAGCCTGGTTGTTCCTACACAGGCTATTATTCCACAGACTCGAACCAATCAGGTTATTCTGGTGAAGAATGGAAAAGCCCTCTTCAAGGATGTGACAACCGGTTTGCGCACCGCCGGGACTATTCAGATTTTATCTGGTTTACAGAAAGGGGATACAGTAGCAACGACAGGTTTGCTGTTTTTAAAGCCAGATTCCCCCGTCAAGATCAACAAAGTGATCACCCTCCCAACGACAGGGGCTGATTCCAAAGTAGCAGTCAAGTAA
- a CDS encoding NUDIX hydrolase (PFAM: NUDIX hydrolase~KEGG: pca:Pcar_0239 hypothetical protein): MIGTSFHTFSEHLRQRLQKPLPGEDAHKKMASTARYRLGIKPNERTRRSAVLICFYPYQNSIYLPLILRPQYDGVHAGQMAFPGGRMERIDENLTRTALREAQEEVGIRVSDVKVLGLLTELYIPPSNFYVQPVVGVLPYRPDFYPDPREVEAVVEVDLDTLLDETIVGDSQIDVRGVTVDAPFYQIQGYRIWGATAMMISELLMVID; this comes from the coding sequence ATGATTGGCACCAGCTTTCACACCTTCTCTGAACATTTGCGCCAACGCTTACAAAAGCCTTTGCCTGGTGAAGACGCCCATAAAAAAATGGCGTCGACAGCCCGGTATCGGCTCGGTATTAAACCGAATGAGCGGACGCGCCGGAGTGCGGTGCTGATTTGCTTTTACCCGTATCAGAACTCGATTTATCTGCCCCTGATTCTCAGGCCTCAATATGACGGCGTTCATGCCGGGCAGATGGCTTTCCCGGGTGGACGGATGGAGCGTATTGACGAAAACCTCACGCGCACGGCCCTACGGGAAGCACAGGAAGAGGTAGGCATTCGGGTGTCTGACGTGAAAGTGCTGGGCCTGCTGACTGAATTGTACATCCCTCCCAGTAACTTCTACGTTCAGCCGGTGGTAGGCGTACTGCCCTATCGACCGGACTTTTACCCGGACCCTCGCGAAGTAGAGGCCGTCGTGGAAGTGGACCTGGATACCCTGCTGGACGAAACCATCGTTGGCGACAGTCAGATCGACGTCCGGGGTGTAACGGTCGACGCCCCTTTTTATCAAATACAGGGATACCGGATTTGGGGGGCTACAGCAATGATGATCAGCGAACTGCTCATGGTCATCGACTAG
- a CDS encoding FAD dependent oxidoreductase (PFAM: FAD dependent oxidoreductase~KEGG: dde:Dde_2466 hypothetical protein) gives MIHQLSLTLSPELALDETTFREQALAHLSLPNTTDIVVRKRRQSIDARNRQVRVKVDADVYAGETPPPLIHYRKPQTDVSRAPQAIVVGAGPAGLFAALRLIELGIKPIVLERGSDVRARRRDLAAINKDHIVNPESNYCFGEGGAGTYSDGKLYTRSTKRGDVRRILEIFVAHGATEQILVDAHPHIGTNKLPNVVTDLRESILKAGGEVRFDTKVTDLILAGNELKGVVLANGDSLTGIGVILATGHSARDIFYLLHQRHVLIEAKPFAMGVRIEHQQSLIDQFQYHRPTRGDYLPAASYSLVAQTRFKGIERGVFSFCMCPGGFIVPAATAPGELVVNGMSPSRRDSQFANSGLVVAIADEDLQPYAEEGPLAGLALQQDLERWACRMGDGRQTAPAQRIADFVDGRVSNQLLPTSYQPGLASVDMGEVLPDHIAQPLRQGLRDFGRKMRGYMSNDGQVIGVESRTSSPVRIPRHRETCEHVQVSRLFPCGEGAGYAGGIVSAAMDGERCAEELVKLYKKGL, from the coding sequence ATGATTCATCAACTTTCCCTTACCCTATCTCCCGAACTGGCCCTGGACGAAACGACTTTCCGGGAACAGGCCTTAGCGCATCTTTCACTGCCCAACACGACCGATATCGTCGTGCGTAAGCGTCGGCAGTCGATAGATGCCCGTAACCGGCAGGTTCGGGTAAAAGTCGATGCCGACGTTTATGCCGGAGAAACCCCTCCCCCGCTCATTCACTACCGGAAACCCCAAACGGATGTGAGCCGGGCACCTCAGGCTATCGTAGTGGGGGCCGGTCCTGCCGGTCTGTTTGCAGCTCTGCGTCTAATTGAGTTAGGTATCAAACCCATCGTGCTGGAACGCGGCAGCGATGTGCGCGCCCGACGCCGTGACCTGGCGGCTATCAACAAAGACCATATCGTCAATCCGGAATCAAACTATTGCTTTGGCGAAGGGGGAGCCGGAACCTATTCGGATGGTAAATTATACACCCGCTCCACCAAGCGGGGCGATGTTCGGCGGATACTGGAAATTTTCGTAGCGCATGGAGCTACCGAACAGATTCTGGTCGATGCTCATCCGCATATTGGTACTAACAAACTTCCCAACGTTGTGACGGACCTCCGCGAGAGTATCCTGAAAGCAGGGGGTGAAGTTCGGTTCGACACAAAAGTTACGGACCTGATTCTGGCCGGTAACGAGTTGAAGGGCGTCGTGCTGGCTAACGGGGACTCACTTACGGGCATTGGTGTCATTCTGGCTACGGGCCACTCCGCCCGCGACATTTTTTATCTGCTGCACCAACGACATGTGCTGATCGAAGCCAAACCGTTTGCTATGGGCGTTCGTATTGAGCATCAGCAGAGCCTGATCGACCAGTTCCAGTACCACAGACCAACCCGGGGTGATTATTTGCCGGCTGCGTCGTATAGCCTGGTAGCACAAACCCGTTTCAAAGGTATTGAGCGGGGTGTTTTCTCTTTTTGCATGTGTCCGGGCGGCTTTATCGTTCCGGCGGCCACGGCACCGGGCGAACTGGTCGTTAACGGCATGTCGCCGTCGCGCCGGGATTCGCAGTTTGCCAATTCTGGGCTGGTCGTTGCCATTGCCGACGAAGACCTACAACCCTATGCCGAAGAAGGGCCGCTGGCTGGTCTGGCCTTACAGCAGGACCTCGAACGGTGGGCATGCCGGATGGGCGATGGCCGACAGACAGCACCTGCCCAGCGTATAGCTGATTTTGTGGATGGGCGCGTGTCGAACCAGCTCCTGCCTACGTCCTACCAGCCGGGTTTGGCTTCGGTAGATATGGGTGAGGTACTGCCCGACCATATAGCGCAGCCGCTGCGGCAGGGCCTGCGGGATTTTGGCCGGAAAATGCGTGGATACATGAGTAACGATGGGCAGGTAATTGGTGTTGAAAGCCGAACCTCTTCGCCTGTTCGTATTCCCCGTCACCGCGAAACCTGCGAGCATGTTCAGGTCAGCCGCCTGTTTCCCTGCGGTGAAGGGGCCGGGTATGCCGGGGGTATTGTCTCGGCGGCTATGGATGGAGAGCGCTGTGCCGAGGAATTAGTTAAATTGTACAAAAAAGGGTTGTAG